Below is a genomic region from Helicobacter pylori.
ATTAAGATAATCGTAGCGCCTTTTTTTATATTTCCTTATAAAAAGGAAGTAAAAATCTCTAAAAAGCCCTAAAAATAGCAAAAGTTATTGACTAAATAGCGCATTTTGAGTAGTATTTCAGTTTTTATTTTATTGTTTTATTCTGTTTTTTAGTAACGGATAAAACGAGTTCTTTTAGGAGAGTTTATGGAAAAAATCAGGTTGAAGCTCAAAGCTTATGACCATAGAGTGTTGGATCGCTCTGTTGTGGCTATCGTGGAAGCCGTAAAGCGTTCAGGTTCTGAAATTAGAGGGCCTATCCCTTTACCGACTAAGAATAAGCGTTACACCGTTTTACGCTCCCCGCATGTCAATAAGGATTCAAGAGAGCAGTTTGAGATTAGGGTTTATAGCCGATTGATTGATATTATTTCGGCCACCCCAGAAACCGTGGATAGCTTGATGAAGTTGGATTTAGCTCCTGAAGTGGATGTAGAAGTAACCTCTATGGAAACGAAGTAGTCCTAACGCATTGAGATAATAAAATAAGGGTTAGATATGGAATTTTTAGTTCAAAAGATAGGCATGAGCCGCACGATTGACGCTAACAGCACGCCTGTAACCTTGCTTAAAGTCTTGCAAGCGAAAGTGTGCCAGCTAGAAAATGGGAAAGCTTTAGTGGCCTATGCGATGCATAAAAAACACAATAAGGCGATTGAAGGCCAGCAAAAGAAATACCAGCTCAGTAAAGAGTTTAACCATTTCGCTACCTTAAAAGCTTCCCAACAAAAAGAGTTGGGCGATTTGGATTTGAGCGCTTTAGAAACGCTTAAAAGGGTTAAAGCGAGCTTTAAAACTAAGGGAAGAGGCTTTGCGGGGGTGATGAAGCGTTGGAATTTCCAAGGCGGGCCTGCAGCTCATGGGAGCCGTTTCCACCGCCGTCCTGGTTCTATTGGTAACAGAGAATGGCCAGGAAGAGTGCAAAAGGGCAGGAAAATGGCAGGGCATTATGGCAATGAGCTAGTTACTTGCCAAAACGAGGTGCTCTCTTTTGATAAAGAAAGTATGGTGTTAGTGCTAAAGGGTTCAGTGGCCGGCTTTTCTGGGGCTTATGGACGCATTAGAGCGGTATAAAACCATACATTGAATATAATATAAAGGGTTTGATATGAGTAAGGCCATCGTTTTAGACAGCCATTTGAAAGAAAAGGGTAGCGTGGAGTTACCTAAAAGATATGAGGGTATCAACAGCCATAATCTCTATCTTTATGTGAAACATTATTTATCTTCTGCGCGCGCTAATACCGCTAAAAGTAAAAACCGCACTGAAGTGAGCGGGGGCGGTAGGAAGCCTTGGGCGCAAAAAGGGGGCGGAAGAGCCAGAGCAGGGAGCATCACTTCGCCTGTGTTTGTGGGTGGGGGTGTCTCTCATGGGGCTACGAATAAGCGCAATTACAACCTTAAAATCAACAAAAAACAAAAACGCTTGGCTTTAGAATACGCTTTAGAAGAAAAAGCGCAAGCGAACAAGCTTTTTGTGGTGGAAAAAATCGCTATAAAAGGCGTGGTTGAAGACAATAAAAGGAAGCATTTGACTAAAGAAGCCAACCAAATGTTCCAGGCTTTGGAGCAACGAGACACTTTGTTTGTGTGCATGAACATGGACGAATACACCGAGTTAGCCTTTAGCAACCTTAAAAAATGCCTTATTGTTGATGTGAATGAGTTGAACGCTTATCTTTTAGCGGCGTTTAGCTCTGTCGTGATGGAAGAAGCGGCGTTTCAGCATGTGGTGCAAGATAAGACAGAGGAGTAAAAAATGGCAGACATCATGGATATAAAGTCAATTCTTTACACTGAAAAGTCATTAGGATTGCAAGAAAAAGGCGTTTTAGTGGTCCAAACGGCTCAAAATGTAACCAAAAACCAGCTCAAAGAAGTGTTTAAAACTTACTTTGGCTTTGAGCCTTTGAAAATCAATTCTTTGAAACAAGAGGGTAAGGTGAAACGCTTTAGAGGGAAGCTTGGACAAAGAAAGTCGTTTAAGAAATTTTATGTGAAAGTTCCAGAGGGCGCTAGCATTGCCGCCCTTGGCGCGTAGAAAGGAGAAAGCGTTATGGCGATTAAAACTTATAAGCCCTACACCCCAAGCAGACGCTTCATGTCGGTGTTGGACTCCAAAGACATTACCGCAAAAAGCAGTGTCAAAGGCTTACTCACTAAGCTTAAAGCAACAGCAGGGAGAAACAATAACGGGCGCATCACCAGCCGCCACAAAGAGAGAGGGGCTAAAAAACTCTACCGCATTATTGATTTCAAGCGCAACAAATACAATATTGAAGGGAAAGTGGCTGCGATTGAGTATGATCCTTACAGAAACGCACGCATCGCTCTTATAGTCTATCCTGATGGGGATAAACGCTATATTTTACAGCCAAGCGGTTTGAAAGTGGGCGATAGCGTTATCGCTGCTGAAGGCGGTTTGGATATTAAAGCGGGCTTTGCGATGAAGTTAAAAAATATCCCTATAGGAACGGTGGTGCATAATATTGAAATGCATCCAGGGGCTGGCGGGCAATTAGCCAGAAGCGCGGGGATGAGCGCTCAAATCATGGGTAGAGAAAACAAATACACTATTCTCAGGATGCCAAGCTCTGAAATGCGCTACATTTTAAGCGAATGCATGGCGAGTATTGGCGTGGTAGGGAATGAGGATTTTATCAATGTCTCTATCGGTAAGGCAGGGCGTAACCGCCACAGAGGCATCCGCCCACAAACTCGTGGGAGCGCGATGAACCCAGTGGATCACCCGCATGGTGGGGGTGAGGGTAAAACAGGGACAAGCGGTCATCCTGTATCGCCTTGGGGAACTCCAGCTAAGGGCTATAAAACGAGAAAGAAAAAAGCTAGCGACAAGCTCATCATTTCCAGAAAGAAACATAAATAAAGGGTTAAAGAATGTCTAGGTCAATTAAAAAGGGTCCTTTTATAGACGACCACTTGATGAAAAAAACGCTCAAGGCAAAAGAGGGTAAGGATAACCGCCCGATTAAAACATGGTCTAGAAGAAGCACCATTTTGCCTGAAATGATTGGTTTTACTTATAATGTGCATAACGGAAGGGTTTTTGTCCCTGTGTATATCACAGAAAACCATGTGGGTTATAAGTTAGGGGAATTCGCTCCTACAAGAACTTTTAAAGGGCACAAAGGCAGTGTCCAAAAAAAGATTGGCAAGTAAGGGGGTAGAATGAGTAAAGCGTTATTAAAATTTGTGCGGTTATCTCCTACCAAAGCCAGATTGATTGCAAGACAGATTCAAGGCATGAACGCTGAATTAGCGATCGCTAGTTTGGAGTTTACGCCCAATAAAGCGGCTAGAGTGCTTTCAAAAGTGGTGGCTTCTGCGGTCGCTAACGGCTCTTTAGACGCCAAGAGCGCTCTGATTGTTTCTTGCAGAGTGGATGTTGGCCCTGTGCTTAGGCGCTCCATTCCAAGGGCTAAAGGCAGAGCCACAGCCATTAGAAAGCCAACATCTCATGTATTCGTAGAAGTAGCAGAAAGGAAAGAAATGAAATCTTCTAAAAGCCATAAAAAAAATCAAGCAGAAGGTAAGTAGGGCATGGGACAAAAAGTTAATCCGGTAGGTTTAAGATTAGGTATTAATAGGAATTGGACTTCCAGATGGTTCCCTAGCGCTCGCACCGCTCCAAGCAATATTGATGAAGACAATAAGATTAGGAAATTCCTTAAAAAAGAGCTTTATTACGCTGGCGTGAGCGAGATTGTGATTGAAAGAGCGGCTAAAAAACTGCGCGTTACGGTCGTAGCGGCTCGCCCAGGGCTTATCATTGGTAAAAAAGGCGTGGATATTGAAAAAGTCAAAGAAGGCCTAAAAACGCTCATCAAAAAAGAAGTCTCCATTAATATTAAAGAAGTCAAACGCCCCCAAGCTGACGCCCAATTAGCCGCAGAAAATGTAGCCACCCAGCTAGAAAAAAGGGTCGCTTTCCGCCGCGCGATGAAAAAGGTCATGCAAGCGGCGTTAAAATCCGGCGCTAAAGGGATCAAGGTGCGCGTTTCTGGCCGTTTAGCAGGGGCTGAAATCGCTCGCACCGAATGGTATATGGAAGGGCGCGTGCCTTTACACACCTTAAGGGCTAAGATTGATTACGGCTTTGCTGAAGCGATGACGGTATATGGTATTATTGGCGTGAAAGTGTGGATTTTCAAAGGGGAAGTTTTGCAAAAAGGCATCCAATTTGAGAAAAAAGAAGAGGCTAAAGAAGAAAGAGAGCCTAGAAGAAGCAGAAGAGGGAGGCAATAATCATGTTAATGCCAAAAAGAACAAAATACAGAAAGCAAATGAAAGGGCGCAATCGTGGGAAAGCCCATCGTGGTAACTCCATTACGTTTGGGGATATTGCGATTAAAGCCATAGAGCATGGGAGGATTGATTCACGCCAGATTGAATCCGCAAGGGTGGCCATGACAAGGCACATTAAAAGAGCGGGTAAGGTGTGGATTAGAGTGTTTCCCGATAAGCCTTTGACCGCTAAACCTTTAGAAACCAGGATGGGTAAAGGTAAAGGCTCTGTGGAAAAATGGGTGATGAATATCAAACCGGGCAGAATCGTTTATGAAATGCTAGGCATTGAAGAAGGATTAGCGAGAGAAGCTTTAGCGTTAGCTCAGAGCAAACTTCCTTTTAAAACCAAAATTGTAACTTGTGAGAGCGAAAATGAAATATACTGAATTGAAAGATAAGAGTATCAAGGAATTAGAAGAGTTGTTGCATGCTAAGAAAGCGGAGCTTTTTGAGTTACGCGTTAAATTAAAGGCTATGCAATTGAGTAATCCTAACGAGATTAAGAAAGCCAGAAGAAATATCGCTCGCATTAACACGGCCATTAATGCGCATTATTCTTCTAGCGTTGAGTAAAAAAGGGTAAGCAATGAATACGAAAGAGCCGCATAAGAGGTTAGTGCAAGGCAAGGTCATCAGCAAGTTTGCTGAAAAAAGCGCTGTGATTCTTGTGGAAAGAAAAGTGGTGCATGAAAAATACCGCAAGATTGTTAAAAAGTTCAAAAAATACACCATTCATGATGAAAACAATCAGGTGAAAGTAGGGGATTTTGTGAGCGCGATTGAGTGCAGACCGCTTTCTAAAACCAAGTCTTTCACGCTTAAAGAAATTTTAG
It encodes:
- the rpsJ gene encoding 30S ribosomal protein S10, translated to MEKIRLKLKAYDHRVLDRSVVAIVEAVKRSGSEIRGPIPLPTKNKRYTVLRSPHVNKDSREQFEIRVYSRLIDIISATPETVDSLMKLDLAPEVDVEVTSMETK
- the rplC gene encoding 50S ribosomal protein L3; amino-acid sequence: MEFLVQKIGMSRTIDANSTPVTLLKVLQAKVCQLENGKALVAYAMHKKHNKAIEGQQKKYQLSKEFNHFATLKASQQKELGDLDLSALETLKRVKASFKTKGRGFAGVMKRWNFQGGPAAHGSRFHRRPGSIGNREWPGRVQKGRKMAGHYGNELVTCQNEVLSFDKESMVLVLKGSVAGFSGAYGRIRAV
- the rplD gene encoding 50S ribosomal protein L4 — its product is MSKAIVLDSHLKEKGSVELPKRYEGINSHNLYLYVKHYLSSARANTAKSKNRTEVSGGGRKPWAQKGGGRARAGSITSPVFVGGGVSHGATNKRNYNLKINKKQKRLALEYALEEKAQANKLFVVEKIAIKGVVEDNKRKHLTKEANQMFQALEQRDTLFVCMNMDEYTELAFSNLKKCLIVDVNELNAYLLAAFSSVVMEEAAFQHVVQDKTEE
- a CDS encoding 50S ribosomal protein L23 codes for the protein MADIMDIKSILYTEKSLGLQEKGVLVVQTAQNVTKNQLKEVFKTYFGFEPLKINSLKQEGKVKRFRGKLGQRKSFKKFYVKVPEGASIAALGA
- the rplB gene encoding 50S ribosomal protein L2, whose product is MAIKTYKPYTPSRRFMSVLDSKDITAKSSVKGLLTKLKATAGRNNNGRITSRHKERGAKKLYRIIDFKRNKYNIEGKVAAIEYDPYRNARIALIVYPDGDKRYILQPSGLKVGDSVIAAEGGLDIKAGFAMKLKNIPIGTVVHNIEMHPGAGGQLARSAGMSAQIMGRENKYTILRMPSSEMRYILSECMASIGVVGNEDFINVSIGKAGRNRHRGIRPQTRGSAMNPVDHPHGGGEGKTGTSGHPVSPWGTPAKGYKTRKKKASDKLIISRKKHK
- the rpsS gene encoding 30S ribosomal protein S19, whose protein sequence is MSRSIKKGPFIDDHLMKKTLKAKEGKDNRPIKTWSRRSTILPEMIGFTYNVHNGRVFVPVYITENHVGYKLGEFAPTRTFKGHKGSVQKKIGK
- the rplV gene encoding 50S ribosomal protein L22 gives rise to the protein MSKALLKFVRLSPTKARLIARQIQGMNAELAIASLEFTPNKAARVLSKVVASAVANGSLDAKSALIVSCRVDVGPVLRRSIPRAKGRATAIRKPTSHVFVEVAERKEMKSSKSHKKNQAEGK
- the rpsC gene encoding 30S ribosomal protein S3, with amino-acid sequence MGQKVNPVGLRLGINRNWTSRWFPSARTAPSNIDEDNKIRKFLKKELYYAGVSEIVIERAAKKLRVTVVAARPGLIIGKKGVDIEKVKEGLKTLIKKEVSINIKEVKRPQADAQLAAENVATQLEKRVAFRRAMKKVMQAALKSGAKGIKVRVSGRLAGAEIARTEWYMEGRVPLHTLRAKIDYGFAEAMTVYGIIGVKVWIFKGEVLQKGIQFEKKEEAKEEREPRRSRRGRQ
- the rplP gene encoding 50S ribosomal protein L16, with protein sequence MLMPKRTKYRKQMKGRNRGKAHRGNSITFGDIAIKAIEHGRIDSRQIESARVAMTRHIKRAGKVWIRVFPDKPLTAKPLETRMGKGKGSVEKWVMNIKPGRIVYEMLGIEEGLAREALALAQSKLPFKTKIVTCESENEIY
- the rpmC gene encoding 50S ribosomal protein L29; this translates as MKYTELKDKSIKELEELLHAKKAELFELRVKLKAMQLSNPNEIKKARRNIARINTAINAHYSSSVE
- the rpsQ gene encoding 30S ribosomal protein S17, producing the protein MNTKEPHKRLVQGKVISKFAEKSAVILVERKVVHEKYRKIVKKFKKYTIHDENNQVKVGDFVSAIECRPLSKTKSFTLKEILVVGV